Proteins from one Limanda limanda chromosome 4, fLimLim1.1, whole genome shotgun sequence genomic window:
- the cd8a gene encoding T-cell surface glycoprotein CD8 alpha chain: MDQKWIQMLVILVFYQTSVSGAGDIVVKERATIEIKCEPPVAYSMVIWFRVLDESGMEFIASFDMNGKKKSTATPLSSNVDDSKMDKRILSLKSFSKARDSGAYGCACIKNNELIFGKVTRLIGEKKAEVTTRAPLVTTGTPNPPATTKPCVCETSPSIYCSTIILGPLAGGCGLLLLLLIITSLYCNQIRTRRCPHHHRRKQRMMAPGKQMKNNTHV; this comes from the exons ATGGACCAAAAGTGGATTCAGATGCTGGTGATTCTGGTGTTTTATCAAA cgAGTGTCTCAGGAGCTGGTGACATAGTCGTAAAAGAGAGGGCGACGATTGAAATCAAGTGCGAGCCTCCTGTGGCTTACTCCATGGTCATCTGGTTCCGAGTTCTGGACGAATCAGGGATGGAATTCATCGCTTCTTTTGACATGAATGGCAAGAAAAAGTCAACCGcgactcctctctcctcaaaCGTTGATGACTCGAAGATGGACAAACGAATCCTGTCGCTGAAGTCCTTCAGCAAAGCTCGGGACAGCGGCGCCTACGGCTGTGCCTGCATTAAAAACAACGAGCTGATATTTGGCAAAGTAACTCGACTGATCGGAG AGAAAAAAGCTGAGGTCACGACCAGAGCACCACTCGTCACCACTGGGACTCCAAACCCCCCCGCGACCACCAAGCCCTGTGTTT GTGAAACCAGTCCTTCCATCTATTGCTCAACCATCATTCTGGGACCACTGGCCGGCGGCTGTggccttcttctcctcctcctcatcatcaccagcCTGTACTGTAACC AAATAAGGACGCGGAGATGCCCGCACCACCACAGAAGAAA GCAGCGTATGATGGCTCCTGGAAAACAGATGAAGaacaacacacatgtttaa
- the cd8b gene encoding uncharacterized protein cd8b, protein MTTLLLAWTLLTVSLWTAGLSQILLQEPLKVLYPKISRQENIECNCINSCESVYWFRRTPLHSDLQFLGTSNKAQRVKYGAGVEEARFTLSKRGNTAFVLRIDGVTEDDEGTYSCVLRDNGGQDTWRSGTVLRPGGTTPTAPPKPKPKPPVKSVCRCPKKKPTHDGCDYLVLWPLVGATGVLALALVCTLYYFSRLPKKCRHHFERMRHKP, encoded by the exons ATGACCACGCTTCTGCTGGCATGGACACTGTTGACTGTTTCTCTGTGGACAGCAG GTTTGAGCCAGATCCTCCTTCAAGAACCCCTCAAAGTTCTGTATCCTAAGATTTCCAGGCAGGAGAATATCGAGTGCAACTGCATCAACTCCTGTGAATCAGTCTACTGGTTCCGCAGGACTCCCCTTCACAGCGACCTACAGTTCCTGGGCACAAGCAACAAAGCTCAGCGTGTTAAATACGGGGCTGGCGTAGAAGAGGCACGGTTTACACTCAGTAAGAGAGGGAATACCGCCTTTGTGCTGCGCATCGACGGCGTGACGGAGGACGACGAAGGGACTTATTCCTGCGTCTTAAGGGACAACGGCGGTCAAGATACATGGAGGTCTGGGACTGTTCTTCGGCCGGGAG GGACCACTCCGACGGCCCCCCCTAAGCCAAAACCCAAACCTCCAGTCAAGTCCGTCTGCCGCTGCCCTAAGAAGAAACCTACACATG ATGGCTGTGACTACCTGGTTCTGTGGCCGTTGGTTGGAGCCACTGGGGTCCTGGCTCTGGCTCTCGTCTGCACACTGTACTACTTCAGCC GGCTTCCAAAGAAATGCCGCCACCACTTTGAGAG GATGAGACATAAGCCCTGA
- the zmat1 gene encoding zinc finger matrin-type protein 1, which produces MDDRNVCPLRLANSEALNNTTSFPNPASVIDPDKVINNKLDSSKVEGDEEEEELLKGLLNADYCHVCEAVLLFESQRLSHYEGKKHAQKLKVYLQSKRAARLNKEPTVPQRTMPTDKDRFCKLCNMVFSSHLSATSHYEGKIHAKNLRKQGLQPPGNFLHKYTDVCTLPRLTDNAENADHKSPPEGAVEHHEAPAATTTTPRTVVDLKDPNRYCPLCDASLNNPQMALQHYNGRKHQRNQAKQELIKELGDDVQQANSLRCQTCNLQFNSLELYQAHVHGNKHQFRGKKVTDLCKSQQKVHGTFADELADYIQAQRARGITPKSGQVQPQGDTQMEDEEEEEGVKVVIDKRHIIELNKPTPSLTTTSDPRHYRPCSYYPAEGWHPPNQGPPWPPHSWDYNFPPPVLPGSPQLNRPMKRRRRGKQSSSSSSSSSSSYSSSDSSSMSDSDDSKYKRREKRRIRRSKKERGRRARDEEFDKEERHGKSQRKEREDDKFIRKQEESGELEQERRGKKLKKHGKRRRKDKKNLDVNCEGEGGDGAVDNVKPEEMDNTKYTRMHIQGEINVEEEEGEQDESATPKYRKEKKKTKERADTRTEEEKLWDVSILG; this is translated from the exons atggacgacagaaATGTCTGTCCTCTGCGGCTGGCGAATTCAGAAGCTCTAAATAACACTACTAGTTTCCCTAACCCGGCTTCTGTGATAGATCCTGACAaagtaataaacaataaactaGATAGTTCCAAGGTTGAAG gagacgaggaagaagaggagctacTAAAGGGCCTCCTCAATGCCGACTACTGCcatgtgtgtgaggctgtgctGCTATTTGAATCTCAGCGACTGTCCCACTACGAG GGCAAGAAACATGCTCAGAAACTCAAGGTGTACCTGCAGTCCAAGAGAGCTGCGAGGTTAAACAAAGAGCCGACAGTTCCCCAG CGGACCATGCCTACGGATAAGGACCGTTTTTGTAAGCTGTGTAACATGGTGTTTAGTTCCCACTTGTCGGCAACATCGCACTATGAAGGAAAAATCCATGCAAAAAATCTCCGAAAACAAGGTCTCCAGCCCCCAGGAAATT TCTTGCACAAGTACACAGACGTGTGTACTTTACCACGGCTGACTGACAATGCTGAAAATGCTGATCACAAGTCCCCCCCAGAGGGGGCTGTGGAGCATCATGAGGCCCCGGCAGCCACGACAACTACCCCCAGAACAGTGGTTGATCTGAAGGACCCGAACAGGTACTGCCCTCTGTGTGATGCTTCCCTCAACAACCCTCAAATGGCTCTGCAGCACTACAATGGACGCAAACACCAGAGAAATCAGGCCAAACAGGAGCTGATCAAAGAGCTGGGAGACGATGTCCAACAAG CCAACTCCCTGAGGTGTCAGACGTGTAATCTGCAGTTTAACTCTTTGGAGCTGTATCAGGCACACGTTCATGGAAACAAGCACCAGTTTAG GGGGAAGAAGGTCACCGACCTGTGCAAATCCCAACAGAAAGTCCACGGCACGTTTGCAGATGAGCTGGCGGATTACATTCAGGCTCAGAGAGCTCGTGGAATTACTCCCAAGTCAGGTCAAGTCCAACCTCAGGGTGACACACAaatggaggatgaggaagaagaagagggagtaAAAGTTGTGATTGATAAGAGACATATCATAGAACTAAATAAACCTACGCCCAGCCTTACTACCACCTCTGACCCTCGTCATTACCGCCCTTGTAGTTACTACCCAGCTGAAGGGTGGCATCCTCCAAATCAGGGCCCTCCCTGgcctcctcacagctgggactaCAACTTCCCTCCTCCAGTCCTCCCAGGCTCTCCACAGTTAAACAGGCCCATGAAAAGAAGGAGACGAGGAAAGcagtccagctcctcctcgtcatcttcctcttcctcctattcCTCTTCTGATAGCAGCAGCATGAGTGACAGTGATGACAGCAAATACAAGCGGAGAGAAAAACGGAGGATTAGAAGATCCAAGAAGGAGAGAGGGCGGAGAGCAAGAGATGAGGAGTTTGACAAAGAGGAGAGGCACGGAAAATCGCAGAGGAAGGAACGAGAGGATGATAAATTTATAAGAAAACAGGAGGAATCTGGAGAGTTGGAgcaagagaggaggggaaaaaagctaAAGAAACATGGCAAGAGGAGacgaaaagacaaaaaaaacctggATGTGAACTgcgagggggagggaggagatgggGCGGTGGACAATGTAAAGCCAGAAGAGATggacaatacaaaatacacaagAATGCATATTCAGGGTGAAATTAAtgttgaagaggaggagggggagcaggATGAATCCGCCACACCCAAAtacaggaaagagaagaagaaaacaaaagagagagcAGACACTAGGACggaagaggagaagctgtgGGATGTCTCCATCTTGGGCTGA
- the idh3b gene encoding isocitrate dehydrogenase [NAD] subunit beta, mitochondrial isoform X1, with protein MAAALRGSLVTLVKSLSGPQWQQLASRPLSLSAGLCGPEAPPARADATFKVTMVPGDGVGPELMTAVKDVFRAGDIPVEFEEFHLSEVQNMASEDKLDQVLTSMKTNKVAMKGKIHTPMEFKGELASYEMRLRRKLDLFANVVHVNSLPGYSTRHNNLDLVIIREQTEGEYSSLEHESVPGVIECLKIITRVKSRRIAKFAFDYATKKGRSKVTAVHKANIMKLADGLFLQCCAEVAELYPKIKYETIIIDNACMQLVQNPYQFDVLVMPNLYGNIIDNLAAGLVGGAGVVPGESYSAEYAVFETGARHPFAQAVGRNIANPTAMLLSSANMLRHLNLEYHSNMVSDAVKKVIKQGKVRTRDLGGYSTCSDIVRAVVANLRHRPVY; from the exons ATGGCGGCTGCATTGAGGGGAAGTCTGGTAACATTGGTCAAG agCCTGAGTGGCCCTCAGTGGCAACAGCTGGCCTCTCGACCTCTGAGTCTATCAGCTGGTCTCTGTGGTCCAGAAGCCCCGCCTGCCCGTGCAGATGCTACCTTCAAGGTTACTATGGTACCAGGGGACGGAGTGGGACCCGAGCTGATGACTGCTGTCAAGGATGTCTTCAGG GCAGGAGATATCCCTGTAGAGTTCGAGGAGTTCCACCTGAGCGAGGTGCAGAACATGGCCAGTGAGGACAAACTGGACCAAGTGTTGACTTCTATGAAGACCAACAAAGTGGCCATGAAAG GAAAGATTCACACACCAATGGAGTTCAAAGGGGAACTGGCTTCATATGAGATGAGACTGAG GCGTAAACTGGACTTGTTTGCTAACGTGGTTCATGTGAACAGCCTGCCGGGCTACAGCACTCGCCACAACAATCTGGACCTGGTCATCATCCGTGAACAGACCGAGGGGGAGTACAGCTCACTGGAGCATGAG AGTGTGCCGGGTGTGATCGAATGCTTGAAGATCATCACCAGAGTGAAGTCCCGCCGCATCGCCAAGTTCGCCTTTGATTACGCCACCAAGAAGGGGCGGAGCAAGGTCACTGCTGTTCACAAAGCCAACATCAT GAAATTAGCGGATGGCCTGTTTCTGCAGTGCTGTGCGGAGGTGGCAGAACTGTACCCCAAAATCAAATATGAGACCATAATCATTGATAACGCTTGCATGCAG TTGGTCCAGAACCCATACCAGTTTGATGTGTTGGTGATGCCAAACCTGTACGGTAACATTATCGATAACCTGGCGGCAGGGCTGGTTGGAGGAGCAGGAGTCGTTCCTGGGGAGAGCTACAGTGCAGAGTATGCTGTGTTTGAGACT GGTGCACGCCACCCCTTTGCACAAGCTGTTGGAAGGAATATCGCCAACCCCACAGCCATGCTGCTCAGTTCTGCTAACATGCTCAGGCACCTCAA CCTGGAATATCACTCCAATATGGTGTCAGATGCTGTCAAGAAGGTCATCAAACAGGGCAAG GTACGGACACGAGACCTTGGCGGGTATTCTACCTGTAGCGACATAGTGCGTGCTGTTGTGGCAAACCTGCGTCACCGACCAGTTTACTAA
- the idh3b gene encoding isocitrate dehydrogenase [NAD] subunit beta, mitochondrial isoform X2, translated as MAAALRGSLVTLVKSLSGPQWQQLASRPLSLSAGLCGPEAPPARADATFKVTMVPGDGVGPELMTAVKDVFRAGDIPVEFEEFHLSEVQNMASEDKLDQVLTSMKTNKVAMKGKIHTPMEFKGELASYEMRLRRKLDLFANVVHVNSLPGYSTRHNNLDLVIIREQTEGEYSSLEHESVPGVIECLKIITRVKSRRIAKFAFDYATKKGRSKVTAVHKANIMKLADGLFLQCCAEVAELYPKIKYETIIIDNACMQLVQNPYQFDVLVMPNLYGNIIDNLAAGLVGGAGVVPGESYSAEYAVFETGARHPFAQAVGRNIANPTAMLLSSANMLRHLNLEYHSNMVSDAVKKVIKQGKVRTGDLGGYASSDEFTRAVIANMVV; from the exons ATGGCGGCTGCATTGAGGGGAAGTCTGGTAACATTGGTCAAG agCCTGAGTGGCCCTCAGTGGCAACAGCTGGCCTCTCGACCTCTGAGTCTATCAGCTGGTCTCTGTGGTCCAGAAGCCCCGCCTGCCCGTGCAGATGCTACCTTCAAGGTTACTATGGTACCAGGGGACGGAGTGGGACCCGAGCTGATGACTGCTGTCAAGGATGTCTTCAGG GCAGGAGATATCCCTGTAGAGTTCGAGGAGTTCCACCTGAGCGAGGTGCAGAACATGGCCAGTGAGGACAAACTGGACCAAGTGTTGACTTCTATGAAGACCAACAAAGTGGCCATGAAAG GAAAGATTCACACACCAATGGAGTTCAAAGGGGAACTGGCTTCATATGAGATGAGACTGAG GCGTAAACTGGACTTGTTTGCTAACGTGGTTCATGTGAACAGCCTGCCGGGCTACAGCACTCGCCACAACAATCTGGACCTGGTCATCATCCGTGAACAGACCGAGGGGGAGTACAGCTCACTGGAGCATGAG AGTGTGCCGGGTGTGATCGAATGCTTGAAGATCATCACCAGAGTGAAGTCCCGCCGCATCGCCAAGTTCGCCTTTGATTACGCCACCAAGAAGGGGCGGAGCAAGGTCACTGCTGTTCACAAAGCCAACATCAT GAAATTAGCGGATGGCCTGTTTCTGCAGTGCTGTGCGGAGGTGGCAGAACTGTACCCCAAAATCAAATATGAGACCATAATCATTGATAACGCTTGCATGCAG TTGGTCCAGAACCCATACCAGTTTGATGTGTTGGTGATGCCAAACCTGTACGGTAACATTATCGATAACCTGGCGGCAGGGCTGGTTGGAGGAGCAGGAGTCGTTCCTGGGGAGAGCTACAGTGCAGAGTATGCTGTGTTTGAGACT GGTGCACGCCACCCCTTTGCACAAGCTGTTGGAAGGAATATCGCCAACCCCACAGCCATGCTGCTCAGTTCTGCTAACATGCTCAGGCACCTCAA CCTGGAATATCACTCCAATATGGTGTCAGATGCTGTCAAGAAGGTCATCAAACAGGGCAAG GTGCGCACTGGAGACCTGGGGGGCTACGCATCAAGCGACGAGTTCACCCGGGCTGTCATTGCTAACATGGTAGTCTAA